The nucleotide sequence tctctgtcttccatggaGGCAAAGAAGAGGCATGGTCAGACTGCAAGGACATATTTCAGCAGACCAAAAAACATCAAAAAGGCTGCAGAGCAGGCCCGATGCACAATCGGGGTTGGTGCTGGaagtcatgaagaagcagatttcCATGGTGTTGAATTgacaggcaaggcccaggtccccgagCCCCAGCTCCCGCAGCCGCCTCCCGACAtaaatcatcaccaccatcaccagcagaagcctggggagtagcagctgagcgagcctgaGGACATGGAGACGAAGACAACATTGaagcagcaaacagcttcgctgtaacaaatgcctgtcgcccttcttcCTCAGGaactgccgcccccgctaacaccacctcctctttcttggcagtgccgataatgataatgttatttgttatttaaattaatttttgtaaattgtattgcttttattgtatttttatacctgtgtttatttttcttgtaagttgccttgaggacctttggccaaaaggcagggtataaataaaatttaataataataataatcgatATCCAGGCCATATTGCATCAACATGTGGGGAAGAGATGGACACAAGTACTTGAGAAGACATGAATACCGATTGTTTCCTGATAAGAAGATAAAAAGCAAACTAGTCCTGGATGTGTTACTCTCTCACAACCTCACTGTCGTCATGACGATAAAACACTGCTTAGTTCTTAAAATGGGATGCCGATGCAATAAGTAAAAACATACAACAGCTGTTTGCCAATTATATTGCTGATTACAAAAAACAGCAAATTAAAAGTGCTACAGAATCAAAAGCGAGTGAACAGGGCAGGCCTGTTGTCAATTATCTGACATTACAAggattgtgtgtgtttgtacatACACATATAGCTGTTTCTCAGCTTATTTTGATCTTaatggttgcaatcctatacatacttccTTGGGAATAATACTGAACTTGATGGGACTAGCTTAAGAGAGATATAAATGACTGATCTGCAAGCACAAAATCTTATTGTTGGAAAGCCCCTCCATCTCAGTGTTGTTGTAGTACACACAAGGGCAAATAAAGGTTTTTGCAAATTAGAAAAAAAGCTATAGAAATATGATCATTAAccacatttataaaccacccttcaACCTAAAGGTTCCCAGGCTGCTGTACAAATATTCCAATAGAATACAGCTTCTCAAAACACTGACATTAAATTGAAATTTGATATGGTCGTTTAGGTTTTTTACATTAATATTTTGGTCTTACAGGATAGGTTTTAATGTTGTATGTTTAGAATTGTTAACCACTCTGAATTTCCTTTGAAAACTAGATGGgagatatgtgtgtgtataaagaACACTTGCAGAGGTGTAACACATTTGTATAGACTGAGCgtaacatttgatagattgagatgatgttttgttttaatatgatgctgaaccttcctgtggctgcgtgggggtggtattgctattgttttgttgttgtttattatgtttttataatgtgttttgtttttgtttaaaacttCGTTGTGTTAAAACTTGGGAACCCtcaggtatcaagcgactaacaaatacaataaataaataagtaataccTTCCTCCCCTTTGCTTCTGCGCCTTTAACAAGGGATTGGACTCCCACCGACCCAcccatatgtatgtatgtatgtgtattgcTGCACCACCAACACAACCAGCAGATGCAGCTTCGCACCAACAGGTGACCCCAGTCATACAGCTGGTGCACGGCCAAGGAAGGAGAATCACGCAATGGACCGAACCACTATATGGAAAAAGGGAGGGTGGGAATCGTGAAACCGAAAGGAGGAGTCAAAAATACGCACCTGGCCCCACCCAGTCGGTCACGTGGCGGCAGCCACTCCAGAATCTGGAGCAGAAGCGAGTCCGGGAGAGCGGAGAGCGTTTGTCCCTCCATTCTATTGTCAGGGGTTTCTTCCGCCTTCTCTGGGAAAGAATCTTTCGGACAAATTTCGTGGAGCTTCCTGTTCCGGGGTCACTCGCTACTTCTGTTTCCGCACCATCTGTTCTCACGCTATCAATATTGAGCTTTCAGGTAGGTTCGTTCCTTGTTCACCCGCCCCACTAGTGCACATGCATGTAAATGcagaaatactaaaatacaacTGTTATTTTGGAAGTTTTGGGTGGAGTGGGTTCGTTTTGAACTGTTTGGTATGTTATAATATTTGGAATAATATGATATGTTTACGTATTATAGCATGATTATGTTTTTTTCTACTGTAGGATCCTTTTGTTTTTAATCATGTGAATGACTCAGGCTCTGGCTGAGTTGCCCCTTTCTTGGTAAACAAATTGCTAGTGCAATTTATCTGTCCCATAGACAATGGTTGAGCACGCAGCGTTCCCTGGTAGTCATGTGTGGCAAAGAATTACATGCAGGATGAGCCGAGTAGGAAGAGGAAGATGGAATGCTTGATCCTTTCTCCACACTCAGCATAGAAATCAAGTAGGCTGCCTAGAGGACCAAAACATCCTCCTCTACCCCCAGTATAAAAATAATGTAGATGGCTGAAGGATGGATAGACCTTATTGTCCCTTCTTTGCCAGCCCCCAGCAGGGTAATAGAAGTTTTAGCAGCCTAGTAATTTGTCTCAGCTAATTAATGAGGCTGACCTATCAAGATACTAACTCTGGCTGAATATGTTGGAGCTGTAGCGATTCtgcaagaaataaaacaattaaacattaaTGAATGTTATCTACTTAAAAaaagcaaagcaggaaaagtgatCAGTTTACTAATATCTGTTTTGGAAACTGTAGGACAAGCCATTGCAGAGTAAATGAGTACAGCTTTTAGCAGATGGCAGTGAGTCTTCAGCAGCCTGACATGCGGAGGATGGTGGTGCTCGAGTCTAGGTGTTACAAATACACAATAGGATCGCTATTTTCCCCTGTAAATTGTTGGAGGCTATGCACAAAGCAGATTGCTAGTCTATAAATGGTGTAACCCATTTAATTTTGAAcattaaagtctttttttttttgctgatttatatattattttatactgtacttgaattgttgtattgtattgttgtacgtcgcccagagtgtccattaactcggacagatgggcgactaataaataaattattattattattattattatttctcacaATAGAGCCAAATATAAGACTCTTAAGTAGCCACAGGACTACTCAGGCTTTCCAGACTACTTTCTGCAGCCTTCCCTatcctgatgccttccagatcttctggacaacaactcccaacatccctgatcattggccagggatgatgggagttgtaatccaaacacAGGGATTAGGGAAGGCTGACTTGGTACAATCAGGATTTCATCTGAGTAAAATTGAGAGCTCTATTTATAATTAATGCTGCTTAAAATTGCATTTTACCTATAAATGCACAGAATGTGAATCCATCTCTTTGCTACTCTTAAGCAGTAAGATTGTTGAAAGAGCGGTTAAGATATGCTAAGATGTAATTAAACTATTTTGGGACATCCTGAAATGGGATGACTGTGTTTTATACAGCTTCTGTGAGAGCTCTGAAGTAAGACAACTTTTCCCATTATGACAGAGCTCTAAAGGGAGAAGTTGTACTTTTGTCTTAATTTTCTGTAAGCGATAGTGTCGCTTATTGGTTTGAGAAAGCCCATTGCCCCTTTATTTTGAAAGTGCTCTTAAAAAAACTGAATACCCAAAGTGTTTTATGACCAAGTGGCACAAGACATACACTTTTAAACAAATTATTCTTCCTGTGTTCTTTTCCCAGCAGTACCTCAGAAGGCAGGAGGCTGCAGGTCTCCTTGTTCAGCAGTTTCTTGGGCACTGGTTTATGCTGTCGTCAGTTCGGGATGATTGAAGTGGTTTGCAACGATCGACTGGGCAAGAAAGTGAGAGTGAAGTGCAAGTATCCGAAGTTTAAAAGATTTAGCTTCTGCTCACCAGTGGGAGACTGGATGGCATCTTTCTGCCCTATATTCAGCTGTTGTGTTTTGTCTGTGAAGCCTCTGATATATGAAAAGGGGTTAGTTGATGGGGGGACAGGGTACTGATCACTTGGGATGTGATTATGTTTTGAAAGTAGGATCTCTCATTTTTTCACTGTGTAGATAGCTTTTTGGGCTCCATCTTCCTGCTATTTCTTATCATGAGTACAGCCCAAGGGGGGGGCAGGTAATAGGCAGAGAACTGTTACTCACAAATGTCTTCCATTGAATGTTCCATAGAGAGGATTTGGGGAGTTACAGTCTCTCTGTTATTCACCATCTTAAGAGATGTGAGTGCTATTGCATGCTCTTTTGGGGGTGGCTGAGGAAATGTTGGAATTCTTTAGAGGATTGGTGCATCCATCAGACTGCTCCTTTTGTCAGGATTTAGTGTCCAATGGTCCTTTGCATGGATTGCTGTTataatctggaaaaaaaatctttGCATTCCGTAGactagccttctccaacctggtgcccaggTGGGAAGAAACTACAGTAACAAATGGACATAGTGGTAGGATGGAAAAGGCAATGGGTAACAAAGGATGGATGTGAGCAAGTACTTAGGCTTCAGTTCAGCCGGGGATTGAGGACCAAGATCTCACAGAAGAGATAGGtactgagctgggggaggggtAAAGAAAAAGGGAGAGGTGGTATTGCATGGGTATTTAGGGAGGGAATTTGAGGTCCAAAGGGAAGCAACGGAGAATGGGTACAATTGTTTCAGAGTGTAGGAGATTCTTGGATggctgaagaagcacaagtaTGTTCTTTCTTTAATTGTGGCAAACATTTTTATGGTCGGAGATGAGGGAAAGAGTTCTTTTATAAGTGTTTAGATTATGTAAGTGTAAATCAcaggtggggaagctgtggccctccaggtccttcccatcatccccaaggattggctatgctggctggggtggacaAAAGTtgaaccatctggagggccacaggttagccacttctTATTCAAATGGTATCCACCCTGAGCTTTTGGGGGTAGAGGTAAGTTGTAACATCCAAATATGTACAAACTTCTCCCAAGTCTTGGCAGCACAAGTAGCAGGGTCCAAGCCAGTGTGTTTGATGTACATGTGTGCACAACCCCAATTACATCAGGCACCCAGATATTAAATTGCTTGGTATGGGTAGATGTGAAAATTACACCATGAAGACATATTCTGCTTATTGGTTAAGGTatgaaacatttttttccttAACTGGTACTACTCAGCCCTGATGACACCATTAGGGACCTGAAAAAGCTCATTGCTGCCCAGACTGGCACTCGGTGGGACAAGATCGTGCTAAAGAAATGGTGAGTAGAAATAAGTGAAGGATGTGTCCACCCCTGGCAGGATTTTATATGGCAGCAGGACCCCTCAGGCATCCCCTCAGCTTGGTCATAGTGCCTGTAACTCAATGAGATAGTGTATGCTTTCATTACAAGAGGCCCCAGATTTGATCCATATTGTGGACAGTCCCCAGCTCACCACCCATAGCTACAAACCAGGGTGCATGCTGCACTGCTTAGTATTGATCTTTTAAAATTCCCTTTCTgtcccatttttatttatttacagtatttgtatcctgcttttcaACCAGAATGGTTCTTCAGAACAATtcataataataacaaaatagtaatttaaaataatataatctAAAACAGCAATTAATTTTAAATTATAATCAGCAATGACAAAATCAAAGAAAATAAGGTTGTAACAGTAGGGCAATGTCAAAGTTCCAAAATTGTCAGATAAAAATCAAACAGAAGAGTCTTGACAAAGTAAGTAGGGTTTTCCTGCCCTCTCCAAGAAAGGAGTGTGTCAATTGTACCTGAAGGAGAAATCTCACAGCTTGGGGATCAGCATTGAAAAGGCTTTGTTCCTTACTGATGGTGGTCTAAACTCCCTAGTTGGTGCAGCGTAGAGAAGGGCCTGAGTAGATAAATAGATCTtaatgtcatcaggagttttggagtgcgttgccatcagtacgctgatgacacgcagctctacttctccttttcaccttccacaggtgagactgttgatgtgctgaaccgttgcctgaccgcgataatggactggatgagagctaataaactgaaactcaatccagacaagactgagacactgttggtgagctctttccctgctcagatggtggatgcttatcctgttctagatggggttacactccccttgaaggaacaggttcgtagtttgggggtcctttttgacccttccttgtcgctcgaggctcaagtggcctcggtggcacggaatgcgttttaccacctgcaCTTAGTAGCCCATCTAcggccctatctggacagtgatgatctcacctcggttgttcacgctctggtaacttctagactggattactgtaacgcgctctacgtagggctgcccttgaagactgttcggaaacttcagctagtgcaaaatgcggcagccaggctgttgacgaggaccaatcggtctgcgcatataacacctgtcctggctcgcttgcactggctacctatttgtttccgagctagattcaaggtgctggtgttgacctataaagccttacacggtgtgggaccgcaataccttgtggaacgcctctcccgctatgaacctaccggttcacttcgttcagtatctaaggccctcctccgggtaccaactcaccaggatgcccggaggactgttactagatctagggccttttctatggtggcccccgaattatggaacagcttaccggaggaaatacgcctggcgcctacggttctttcttttaggcgccaggttaagacctggctatactcccaggcattttaatgtttaatgctttatgtttaatgtttttagtttaatgtgttcctttgttactgattttattctatattgtattttaatctcattttgtacaccgcccagagagctattagctatgggcggtctagaaatgaaaataaataaataataaataaataatgtctggGGTGAGTGGGACTTGGGTTCTGAATATCTTTTTCTATACAAGGTATAAGGCCAAATCCAGCGGCTTGAGTTGCACCGAGAAACAGACTGATAACCAATATAGTTATCTCAAAATGGGCATAATGTGATTGCAGAATCTTACTCATGTTACAAATGGGCAGTCACATTCTGCACCAGGTGAAGTTTCTAGGCCAACTTTAAGGACATCTCCATAGAAAAGCTCATTGGTCACTGCATTTTTTTGGGGTAATAATCATGTTAGTTGCAGATATGTTTAACAGTGCATTAATTGCCACCTTTTATTGAGTTGTGTAACAAATTGTAGTTGActtaccttttttttaatgttgtaggTACACAATTTTTAAGGACCACGTGTCGCTGGCAGACTGTATCCTTAAACAATCCTGGTGATTTGCAGTAAAATAATGGGCTAACCAGGTGGGTCATGGGATGGGAAAGAGGAAAGAAGTGGGCAGTACTGATTTAAAACTGTCCTCATATTCAGAATCCATATCTGCTCCAATTTTTATGCTTGGATAGTTGATTTAGTTACCTGGAAGGCATGTAGGGCACAGCAGAATTTCAAAGCCTCATCTGATTCATACAATGTAGTGTAAGGGTCATCCTTTCTCACCTGGATCCATTGCCAAATGCTCTCAGCTTCTATACACATCACTCAATGCCCTTGGGGATCGGGGGTAGGAAGACTTTGTTTCTCGAGTGTTAGAATCCTCAGCAGTACAAAGTGTTGTGTTTTGCTGTAGCTTGAGCAGAACAGCTTAGagtcatttattttattacacgTACATTTCTGTACTGCTTTACATTCCTGAAATAAAtacatctctaagtggtttacaacagatcttaaaacattaaatgaaatattaaaaatgaaaatcaaaTACTAAATACAATAAAGACCCACATTTGAAGCAGCATAATAAATGGGAAAACTGAGTATTctgttaaaacattttcttttaaattgaTAGTCCCTTGAGATGCAAATCATTTGTATGATGTTTCTGCCTTCCCATGTTTAGGTCACTTTCATGTCTTGTCTACCTCTCTTGCTTGTTTGCTGCACAACTCTTTCCCACCATGCAAATGGATGCTGAGAGAAAATTTGACATTATCAGTCTTAATGGCCCTGAGAGTAATTTTTGTttaccactctctctctctctctctcacacgcacacacgcacgcacgcagggaaagggggggggctttttaACGTCTAACAACAGAACTCTGGTTTTTGACCATGCAAAATCTCTCCCTGGTTCATGAAAGAGCAGTTCCAAGTTATGAAAACCCTAAATCCAAATTGAATCTGTAAATCCAGACCTTGACTGCCAAGTCCTAAACATTTGAGAATTTTCaatgaaaaaatgtattttataaaaGAGGTTTATAAAGTGGATGAGAATGTCTATGTATGAACATACTTGAGACAGGTGGCTGAAAATTATGCACATATTGTGCTGTAGAGATTTGCATAAGAAATTTTACATCTATACCTAACGTGATCTTGTGTGAAATGGCCCTGAAACTGCCCCCTTAGTACATTTATTAGCACACTCATACTTAATGTTGCTTAGGAATTCTAAGCAACCAaagaatcagtgcagttttgaactcTGTGGTTAAGATCAGGGCAATATTGAAAGATTCAATCTGCCAtcctgattcaaaatggtgtctaaTTGTATCCAAATATAGACTaaaatctgctccttgatctcaagaATCATCATGCAAACTTTGATTAAAATCAGtggagttttgaaaggttcaggttggcattttgattcaaaatggcattcagTTATGTCCAAATATAGACTAAAATCTGCTCATGGATCTTGGGAAcaatcatgcataattttgttaTATCTTAAGAGATATCCAtatgcatagcaaacaaacaactttccaaaatatatagcagattTGTTTCAATTTATCAATTGCTTTCCATAAATATTTTGAagtgatttcacagtaaaaacatcaataaaaaacattccatatgtaaaaacaatatgTCTACTCAATGCAGTTGTTCTGCATTTAGTGTGTTGGTACATTTATATGCGCCTGAACAATTCAGACTTGAGATACGAATTTCAGCACCTGTGATCATTTTCAAAAGTATCATTATTCTGGCATCGTGGTATATTTTTCCCAACgtgcccatgaagctcactttatAATCGTTATACACAAATGCTTTCCAGTGGGATTTCACCTTAATTACTCACTTCCAGATGAAATCCATGATGGTATGAACCTAGAACTATATTATCAGTAGTTTCATCACGGCAGATGCTACCTTTTCTAtgtctttttttttgttcttaatttctcatttgacTGTATGAAGTTTTGTTAGAAGTATTTTATCACTGATTGCAATAAACTGGAAAACTTGTATTCTGGCtgccttttcttgttttttaaaataaatgtgacCTGACAGCATGTGTGACCTGACATGTGTCCAGTGTGTCTTTAAGACTCGGAAATCTTAAGCGTAGTATCTGTGAAAATGAGGTAGAATATTGTAGTGCAGCTTTGCAAATAAGTCCACAGAAGTCATGATCCCCCCCTCCACCACCAAACCTCTACTGTACTAGCCCACCTGCCTATACATAGACATATTAGTCATTTGTTGCTCATCAACACTTTAAATCAGTGGTGGGGAATATTTTTCATTCCAAGGACTGCATTCCTTttatgggcaatcttctggggatGGCATACCAGTgttggacagggccagaggcacaagTGAGCAGAGCAGCGGATGTAGCTCTGTTTGTAGAATAGGGTACATTTCAGTCACACCCAAGTAagaggttcacacacacacaaatgcttttcatccttcatccaggcaagcaagaggcatcatcacagttaaAGGACACATTCTCGCCAGGAGAAAGCACTGgaagagggcacagagcagggctggtgagggttgTGATACGGggaagagtcccgagggccagatacgacggaggttccccaccttggCTTAAATGGGGTGGTGGAACAAGTCTGAATTTACAAAAGCCTCTCTTGCTGCTTGGTTGAAGAAAGAATTCTTAGTCCTTGAAGGGGAGTGGCAAGCCACAAGTTTGCTTTAGCTCGGTGGATCCCAAAGTATTTTTTCCATGGAcagtttgaaaattgctgagagtccaGGTggccacttaatggtttttctgcctgttgcagcaagtGGGAttcattctatggaattcaaattgtaatacccaaaaccgtaagaaataaaagaaccagtaacaatacaattaaaaatcagtatgaacatTTAATATGATGGATTGCTGTCTCCTGTCACAACTCCACAGACATGCGGCAGaccccctgaatgaagcttgtggaccacagtttgggaacccctggctttAGCTCATTTGGAAGGCATGTAAACTGACCTTTTAGAAAGTACAAGTGCTATTGTTATTGTCGGGGCTGACCCAAGAAGTACTTCTGAACACAATGTGGTGTTTAACTCTGGGGAGCAGCtacagctccgtggtagagcatatgctttccatgcagaacatcccaggttcatcCTAGTGGAGCTGCTGACCTTCACTGCTGGCCCAGTTGCAACCTAAGCACGCTTACTCAGAAATAGGTCCTAATGAATTTGAAATGATTTCCTAGTAAGTGTGGTTAGAGTTGAAACTTTCCTTTTTTGAACATttccatatttattatttaattattagttTAGAAggtttatatcctgtctttctatCAAAGATCCTCAAGGTGGCTTGCAATATATTACAATAATATTTGCACACATAGATTCAAAAGggagcagagcaatggatgtcacTCCATGTTTGTagaataggctacattccagccatgcatgcCTTTATCCTCCAATCAGGCAAACGAGACATCATTGCAACCCTGGCTGATGGCAGAGGTCAAGAGTGTGCTTCTCTtcagctccactctcccagggcATCTGGCAGCTGGAGCTGGGTGTTCTTTTTGACAGGGCAGCAGGGAAACAAACTCCATGCAGCTTCTTTCTCTCTAGTCAGGATGGCTATacactacctccactgtcagaggcagcatgtctctggtTATAAGTTTTATCACAAGCAGGAAGATTGcttttgtgttcaggtcctgcttgggggcttcccttaggcatctggttggccactgtgagagtaggatgctggactagatggaccactggcctgatccagcagagctcttaatATTCTTAGCCACTGATGGCTAAGTTGACCATCCTTCATGTCCCCCCATGAAAGTCTTTTGCTCCTCTGAAGGAGAGCCTAGCCCAGGGCAAGACCCacgcatgctggggcccttgggcccttgggccccagcctgccttgggccctggcactccccttctgtgattcacgGCAGGATTGGTACCACGGAGCACAAggtgggagatcccaagccaTCCCCCATTCCcgcgctctacttacctttctctgtgctgtttttttggtGGCGTGCCTGCATGCgtggggttgccatcaatcaagatggcagccgaggtttccctaaggggctgaaacctctggcgacatcttggttgatggcacgcatgcgtgctacacgtgcacattgctgccatcaaccaagatgggggcagaggcttcagccctttagggaaaccttggccgccatcttgattaatggcaaccctgtgcgcgcagccgcaaaaaacagcagagagaaaggtaggtgaagcgggggaatggtgggtggctctgaagctcctgccctgctatctgcggcagcaatcctgctgcggattgcggaAAGGGAGTGCAGTGgctcctgtagccccaggggcccttggccagtgcctcacctggccgccctttagaactggccctgttcccttagtatgtgtgcttagaattgcagtcttcaggggcatctatctttactcctgagtgctcacatctaacatctgcacaacactaggctcctttcttcctacaatggccttctggtgactggcagggctggctctaaagggcggccaggttatcTTCCAGCAGGAAGCAACCCTGCCAGTAGTGACCCCTTCTAAACACGTTTCC is from Rhineura floridana isolate rRhiFlo1 chromosome 3, rRhiFlo1.hap2, whole genome shotgun sequence and encodes:
- the UBL5 gene encoding ubiquitin-like protein 5, with product MIEVVCNDRLGKKVRVKCNPDDTIRDLKKLIAAQTGTRWDKIVLKKWYTIFKDHVSLADYEIHDGMNLELYYQ